A genome region from Brachymonas denitrificans includes the following:
- a CDS encoding DMT family transporter codes for MTVENRSTADSQAQQRRLLYSGIGLAMLGAISFSGKAIIVKLAYRWQVDAITLLMYRMLLALPVFLLMAWWAGRRPGAQPLTRRDWGGVLLLGFSGYYLASYLDFVGLQYISASLERLILYLNPTLVLLLGWLLTRKPVGRGQWAAMALSYAGVLLVFAHEVRWDGARTLLGAALVFASALSYAIYLVGSGRMVQRLGSLRLVGLASSVAAGFCLLQFVAMRPLSAALVPEPVLWLSLLNAIACTVLPVWLVMRAVERIGSGLASQVGMVGPMATIAMGALLLDEPFTGWVLAGTVLVLAGVFAVTWLKR; via the coding sequence ATGACGGTTGAGAACCGTTCCACTGCCGACAGCCAGGCGCAGCAGCGTCGCCTGTTGTACTCCGGCATCGGCCTGGCCATGCTAGGCGCCATCAGCTTCAGCGGCAAGGCCATCATCGTCAAGCTGGCCTATCGCTGGCAGGTGGATGCCATCACGCTGCTGATGTACCGCATGCTGCTGGCGCTGCCGGTATTCCTGCTGATGGCCTGGTGGGCGGGCCGCCGGCCCGGCGCGCAGCCTCTCACGCGCAGGGACTGGGGCGGGGTGTTGCTGCTGGGTTTCAGCGGCTATTACCTGGCCAGCTATCTGGATTTCGTCGGCCTGCAATACATCAGCGCCTCGCTGGAGCGGCTGATTCTCTACCTCAATCCCACGCTGGTGCTGCTGCTGGGCTGGCTGCTCACGCGCAAGCCGGTGGGCCGGGGCCAGTGGGCCGCGATGGCATTGAGCTACGCCGGCGTGCTGCTGGTGTTTGCGCACGAGGTGCGCTGGGACGGGGCGCGCACCCTGCTTGGCGCGGCGCTGGTGTTTGCCAGCGCGCTCAGCTACGCCATCTATCTGGTCGGCAGCGGGCGCATGGTGCAACGGCTGGGCTCGCTGCGGCTGGTGGGGCTGGCATCCAGTGTGGCGGCGGGATTCTGCCTGCTGCAGTTCGTGGCGATGCGGCCCTTGTCGGCGGCGCTGGTGCCCGAGCCGGTACTGTGGCTGTCGCTGCTCAATGCGATCGCCTGCACGGTGCTGCCGGTCTGGCTGGTGATGCGGGCCGTGGAGCGCATCGGTTCCGGGCTGGCCTCGCAGGTGGGCATGGTCGGGCCCATGGCCACCATCGCCATGGGCGCGCTGCTGCTGGACGAACCATTTACCGGCTGGGTGCTGGCGGGTACAGTGCTGGTACTGGCCGGGGTGTTTGCCGTGACCTGGCTGAAACGCTGA
- a CDS encoding spermidine synthase, whose amino-acid sequence MAKKRSRASPPASGELPPVNFTEDGECRYLHLGTEWIQGAMRLDDPLVLELEYIQRMMAWLLFMDPDSVPERHAMQLGLGAASLTRFTHQRMELLTSCIELNPVVYAACRQWFRLPDNNATLNVVLADASREIRQPEWQGAIDALQVDLYDHEAAAPVLDDADFYQDCRNLLTPDGIMTVNLFGRSSSFDQSVERIAAAFGDEALWAFKPTREGNTVVLAQRTASRPSRAVWEQRADIIRERWGLPANKWLNALRPLVRR is encoded by the coding sequence ATGGCCAAGAAACGTTCCCGAGCATCCCCCCCCGCGTCCGGCGAGCTGCCGCCCGTCAACTTCACCGAAGACGGCGAGTGCCGCTACCTGCACCTGGGCACGGAATGGATCCAGGGCGCCATGCGGCTGGACGATCCGCTGGTACTGGAGCTGGAGTACATCCAGCGCATGATGGCCTGGCTGCTGTTCATGGACCCGGACAGCGTGCCCGAGCGCCACGCCATGCAGCTCGGCCTGGGTGCCGCCAGCCTGACGCGCTTCACCCACCAGCGCATGGAATTGCTCACCTCCTGCATCGAACTCAACCCGGTGGTGTATGCCGCCTGCCGCCAGTGGTTCCGCCTGCCGGACAACAATGCAACGCTGAATGTGGTGCTGGCCGATGCCAGCCGCGAAATCCGCCAGCCCGAGTGGCAGGGCGCGATCGATGCGCTGCAGGTAGACCTGTACGACCACGAGGCTGCCGCCCCGGTGCTGGACGACGCCGATTTCTACCAGGACTGCCGCAACCTGCTCACGCCGGACGGCATCATGACGGTGAACCTGTTCGGCCGCAGCAGCAGCTTCGACCAGAGCGTGGAGCGCATTGCAGCGGCCTTTGGCGACGAGGCGCTCTGGGCCTTCAAACCCACGCGCGAAGGCAACACCGTGGTGCTGGCGCAGCGCACGGCCAGCCGCCCGAGTCGCGCCGTGTGGGAGCAGCGCGCCGACATCATCCGCGAACGCTGGGGCCTGCCGGCCAACAAGTGGCTGAACGCGCTGCGTCCGCTGGTGCGGCGGTAA
- a CDS encoding DNA-deoxyinosine glycosylase, protein MVRTRSSEAAATPLKGLAPVIDVTARVLVLGSFPGVRSLQLQQYYAHPQNHFWRILGTLWNEPLPQMDYVQRCQAAQAHGLGIWDVYACCERAGSLDSAIRNAVVNDFAALQLRCPQLQAIAHNGGESWRHHKHTQSLGLPVYKLPSTSPANASWTFERKLQAWREVLQAHGVA, encoded by the coding sequence ATGGTAAGGACTAGATCGTCCGAAGCGGCCGCAACGCCGCTGAAAGGACTGGCTCCTGTGATCGATGTCACGGCGCGGGTGCTGGTGCTTGGCAGCTTTCCCGGCGTGCGCTCGCTGCAGCTGCAGCAGTATTACGCGCATCCGCAAAACCATTTCTGGCGCATTCTGGGCACGCTGTGGAACGAGCCGCTGCCGCAGATGGATTATGTGCAACGCTGCCAGGCCGCGCAGGCGCACGGCCTGGGCATCTGGGACGTGTATGCGTGCTGCGAGCGCGCCGGCAGTCTGGACAGCGCCATCCGCAATGCCGTGGTGAATGACTTTGCAGCGCTGCAGTTGCGCTGTCCGCAACTGCAGGCCATTGCGCACAACGGCGGAGAAAGCTGGCGGCATCACAAGCACACGCAGTCGCTGGGCCTGCCGGTGTACAAGCTGCCTTCCACCAGTCCGGCCAACGCCAGCTGGACGTTCGAGCGCAAGCTGCAGGCCTGGCGCGAGGTGCTGCAGGCGCACGGGGTTGCGTGA
- a CDS encoding BON domain-containing protein: protein MKASAKLITIAAITGVMTLTATGCSVARDQQTVGAYIDDAAISTAIRARFIEDRLVSAAAIKVETLNGEVQLTGFAKTQAEKDRAEELARMTSGVKSVRNSIVVRP, encoded by the coding sequence ATGAAAGCATCCGCCAAACTCATCACCATCGCGGCCATCACCGGCGTCATGACCCTGACGGCCACCGGCTGCTCGGTGGCGCGCGACCAGCAGACCGTGGGCGCGTATATCGATGACGCCGCCATCTCCACGGCCATCCGCGCACGCTTCATCGAGGACCGCCTGGTGTCCGCCGCCGCCATCAAGGTGGAAACGCTCAATGGCGAGGTGCAGCTGACCGGCTTTGCCAAGACGCAGGCCGAGAAGGACCGCGCCGAGGAACTGGCACGCATGACCAGCGGCGTGAAGTCGGTGCGCAACAGCATCGTGGTGCGCCCGTAA
- a CDS encoding quinone oxidoreductase family protein gives MPVLTSRAIQIDAPGGPEAMQLRQIEVPEPGPGEVRVAHRAVGLNFIDVYHRTGLYPLPMPATLGMEAAGVVDAVGSGVTHLQPGERVAYVAATPGSYADARTLPADTVCRLPDGLGFDVGAAMMLKGLTAQYLLRRVRGQHEVVAGDFILFHAAAGGVGLIACQWARAMGLQLIATAGSDEKCALALANGAAHAINYRKENFAERVREITGGAGVKVVYDSVGKDTFEGSLDCLMPFGLMVSFGNASGPVPPVAPALLAQKGCLYLTRQTLFMHMRGREATQAMADDLFAAVESGDVKIHIDQRFALTDVQEAHRTLEARQTTGCSVLML, from the coding sequence ATGCCCGTACTGACCAGCCGCGCCATCCAGATCGACGCTCCCGGCGGCCCCGAAGCCATGCAGCTGCGCCAGATCGAGGTGCCCGAGCCGGGGCCGGGCGAGGTGCGCGTGGCGCACCGTGCCGTGGGCCTGAACTTCATCGATGTGTACCACCGCACCGGCCTCTATCCGCTGCCCATGCCGGCCACGCTGGGCATGGAAGCGGCGGGCGTGGTCGATGCCGTCGGCAGCGGCGTGACGCACCTGCAGCCGGGCGAGCGTGTGGCCTACGTGGCCGCCACGCCGGGCAGCTATGCCGATGCCCGCACTTTGCCGGCCGACACCGTGTGCCGCCTGCCCGATGGGCTCGGCTTTGACGTGGGCGCCGCCATGATGCTCAAGGGCCTGACCGCGCAGTACCTGCTGCGCCGCGTGCGCGGCCAGCACGAAGTGGTGGCGGGCGATTTCATCCTGTTCCACGCCGCCGCCGGCGGTGTCGGCCTGATCGCCTGCCAGTGGGCGCGCGCCATGGGCCTGCAGCTGATCGCCACTGCAGGCAGCGACGAAAAATGCGCGCTGGCGCTGGCCAACGGGGCTGCCCATGCCATCAACTACCGCAAGGAAAACTTTGCCGAGCGCGTGCGCGAAATCACGGGCGGTGCGGGCGTGAAAGTGGTCTACGACTCGGTCGGCAAGGACACCTTCGAGGGCTCGCTGGACTGCCTGATGCCCTTCGGCCTGATGGTGAGCTTCGGCAACGCTTCCGGCCCGGTGCCGCCGGTGGCGCCGGCGCTGCTGGCGCAGAAGGGCTGCCTCTACCTCACGCGCCAGACCCTGTTCATGCACATGCGCGGCCGCGAAGCGACGCAGGCCATGGCCGATGACCTGTTCGCCGCGGTGGAAAGCGGCGATGTGAAGATCCACATCGACCAGCGTTTTGCGCTGACCGATGTGCAGGAGGCGCACCGCACGCTGGAGGCGCGACAGACTACGGGGTGTAGTGTGCTGATGCTGTGA
- a CDS encoding AEC family transporter: MLAILGVTFPFFALVLCGYVAARREMLPLAAIPGLNSFVLYFALPAMLYRYSAQTPIAELLDTALLSVYLLVAAIMITLTIVVTKRGRIGWNDAALGALVATFPNVGFMGVPMLVALLGEVATGPIIVLLAADMVVTSSVCIALSRLDGDAETATLPPSRRLRLALGKALRSVLGNPMAWSMVLGALASATGLHLPAALDKTVALLGNAASPVALFTIGAVLARANMVAGQGRQGQGGWSGVWPVALFKLVLHPLLAFGMGKAGQAVGLPLSDAVITVMTMAAALPSASNVSLLAERFGADTARIARIILLTTVLAFGSFTLVASWMS; the protein is encoded by the coding sequence GTGCTGGCCATCCTCGGAGTGACTTTTCCGTTTTTTGCACTGGTGCTGTGCGGCTATGTGGCGGCGCGGCGCGAGATGCTGCCGCTGGCGGCCATTCCGGGCCTGAACAGCTTCGTGCTGTACTTCGCGCTGCCGGCCATGCTCTACCGCTACAGCGCGCAGACGCCAATCGCCGAGCTGCTCGACACGGCGCTGCTCAGCGTCTATCTGCTGGTAGCGGCCATCATGATCACGCTGACCATCGTGGTGACCAAACGCGGCCGCATTGGCTGGAACGACGCCGCCCTGGGCGCGCTGGTGGCGACCTTTCCCAACGTGGGCTTCATGGGTGTGCCGATGCTGGTCGCGCTGCTGGGCGAGGTGGCGACCGGCCCCATCATCGTGCTGCTGGCGGCGGATATGGTGGTGACCTCTTCGGTCTGCATTGCGCTGTCGCGGCTGGATGGCGATGCCGAAACGGCCACGCTGCCCCCGTCCCGCCGTCTGCGGCTGGCCTTGGGCAAGGCCTTGCGCAGCGTGCTCGGCAATCCGATGGCTTGGTCCATGGTGCTGGGCGCTCTGGCGTCGGCCACGGGCCTGCATCTGCCTGCCGCACTCGACAAGACGGTGGCGCTGCTCGGCAATGCTGCGTCGCCGGTGGCGCTGTTCACCATCGGCGCCGTGCTGGCGCGTGCCAACATGGTGGCGGGGCAGGGCCGTCAGGGGCAAGGCGGCTGGAGTGGCGTGTGGCCGGTGGCCCTGTTCAAGCTGGTGCTGCACCCGCTGCTGGCCTTCGGCATGGGCAAGGCCGGACAGGCAGTGGGCCTGCCCCTGAGCGATGCGGTGATCACCGTGATGACCATGGCCGCCGCACTGCCCAGCGCCAGCAACGTCTCGCTGCTGGCCGAGCGCTTCGGGGCCGATACGGCACGCATCGCCCGCATCATCCTGCTCACCACCGTGCTTGCGTTCGGCAGCTTCACGCTGGTGGCCAGCTGGATGAGCTGA
- a CDS encoding DASS family sodium-coupled anion symporter, whose protein sequence is MGFKRIPMLIAVALGLLIWFVIPVPEGVTENAWHLLALFVATIAAIIGKAMPIGALSIVAITLVAVSGVTGNEGAAKPAVTAPVAATAASAAGPAPVAGASAAAAKTATVASLPATAQAPAASASPAAPASAAAAKPVVKPEARKPSTPADLIRDALSAMSNSLIWLIGISIMISRGLIKTGLGARIGYWFISLFGKKTLGIGYALALSELVIAPVTPSNTARGGGIIHPIMRAIADSFDSKPENGTQGRIGRYLALTNYQTNPITSAMFITATAPNPLVVDLIAKATGSQIHLSWSQWALSMLLPGLVALLVMPLVVYWMNKPEITNTPNATEFARGKLRELGAMQRGEKIMVAIFALLLFLWAGVPAMLFGKQYAVDPTTTAFIGLSLLLLTGVLEWDDVLKEKSAWDTIIWFGALVMMADFLNKLGLVAWFSGSLKDGIGALGLGWEGASTLLLLAYLYAHYMFASTTAHITGMFAAFYAAGLALGAPPMAWALIMAAASNIMMTLTHYATGTAPVIFGSGYATLGEWWRTGFVMSVVNLLIWLTVGTLWWKVLGFI, encoded by the coding sequence ATGGGTTTCAAACGCATCCCGATGCTGATCGCTGTGGCGCTTGGATTGCTGATCTGGTTCGTGATTCCGGTGCCCGAAGGGGTAACTGAAAACGCCTGGCATCTGCTCGCGCTGTTTGTTGCAACGATTGCTGCCATCATCGGCAAGGCCATGCCGATCGGCGCCCTGTCCATCGTGGCGATCACGCTGGTGGCCGTCTCGGGAGTCACCGGGAACGAGGGGGCTGCCAAACCGGCGGTGACTGCGCCGGTTGCGGCAACAGCTGCCAGCGCAGCCGGGCCGGCACCAGTCGCGGGTGCATCCGCTGCTGCCGCGAAGACGGCCACGGTGGCGTCTTTGCCGGCAACGGCCCAGGCCCCGGCCGCCAGCGCTTCTCCGGCTGCACCGGCATCGGCGGCTGCAGCCAAGCCGGTAGTCAAGCCAGAAGCCAGGAAGCCGTCCACGCCCGCCGACCTGATCCGCGATGCCCTCTCGGCCATGTCCAACTCGCTGATCTGGCTGATCGGCATTTCCATCATGATTTCGCGCGGCCTGATCAAGACCGGCCTGGGGGCGCGCATCGGCTACTGGTTCATCTCGCTGTTCGGCAAGAAGACGCTGGGCATCGGCTATGCGCTGGCGTTGAGCGAACTGGTGATCGCGCCGGTCACGCCCAGCAACACGGCGCGTGGCGGCGGCATCATCCACCCGATCATGCGTGCCATTGCCGACAGTTTCGACTCCAAGCCGGAGAATGGCACGCAAGGCCGCATCGGACGCTATCTGGCGCTGACCAACTACCAGACCAACCCGATCACCTCGGCCATGTTCATCACCGCCACCGCACCCAACCCGCTGGTGGTGGACCTGATCGCCAAGGCCACCGGCAGCCAGATTCACCTGAGCTGGAGCCAGTGGGCGCTGAGCATGCTGCTGCCTGGTCTGGTGGCGCTGCTGGTGATGCCGCTGGTGGTGTACTGGATGAACAAGCCCGAGATCACCAACACGCCCAACGCCACCGAGTTTGCCCGTGGCAAGCTGCGTGAACTGGGTGCCATGCAGCGCGGCGAAAAAATCATGGTGGCCATTTTTGCCCTGCTGCTGTTCCTGTGGGCGGGCGTGCCGGCCATGCTGTTCGGCAAGCAGTATGCGGTCGATCCGACCACCACGGCCTTCATCGGCCTGTCGCTGCTGCTGCTGACCGGCGTGCTGGAATGGGATGACGTGCTCAAGGAAAAGAGCGCCTGGGACACCATCATCTGGTTCGGCGCGCTGGTGATGATGGCCGACTTCCTCAACAAGCTGGGGCTGGTGGCCTGGTTCTCCGGCAGCCTGAAGGACGGGATCGGGGCGCTGGGCCTGGGCTGGGAAGGCGCGAGTACCTTGCTGCTGCTGGCCTACCTGTATGCGCATTACATGTTTGCCAGCACCACGGCGCACATCACCGGCATGTTTGCCGCCTTCTATGCTGCCGGCCTGGCACTGGGAGCGCCGCCCATGGCGTGGGCGCTGATCATGGCGGCGGCGTCCAACATCATGATGACGCTGACGCATTACGCCACGGGGACGGCACCGGTGATTTTCGGCTCCGGCTACGCCACCCTGGGTGAATGGTGGCGCACCGGTTTCGTGATGAGCGTGGTCAACCTGCTGATCTGGCTGACGGTGGGTACGCTGTGGTGGAAGGTGCTCGGCTTCATCTGA
- a CDS encoding SDR family oxidoreductase — protein sequence MDLGIAGKWALVCGASRGLGFGCAAALVQEGVNVLVVARRPDVLAEAAKELRELAQDYRGSTPQVLALAADVTSEYGRQQVFAQHDSFDIVVTNAGGPPVGDFRDWDRDMWMQAVDANMLTPIALIRATIDGMAERDFGRIVNITSSAVKAPIDILGLSNGARSGLTGFVAGLARSPELASRNVTLNNLLPGKFDTDRLASTFAGIAGESGNSEDAVRAAQQASIPAQRFGSPAEFGAVCAFLCSQQAGYLTGQNILLDGGAYPGTF from the coding sequence ATGGATCTGGGCATTGCAGGCAAGTGGGCGCTGGTGTGCGGCGCCAGCCGGGGGCTGGGTTTCGGCTGCGCCGCGGCGCTGGTGCAGGAGGGCGTGAACGTGCTGGTGGTGGCGCGCCGCCCGGACGTACTGGCCGAGGCTGCGAAGGAGCTGCGCGAGCTGGCGCAGGACTATCGTGGCAGCACGCCGCAGGTGCTGGCACTGGCCGCAGACGTGACCAGCGAGTACGGCCGCCAGCAGGTCTTTGCCCAGCACGACAGCTTCGACATCGTGGTCACCAACGCCGGCGGCCCGCCGGTAGGCGACTTCCGCGACTGGGACCGCGACATGTGGATGCAGGCGGTGGATGCCAATATGCTCACGCCGATCGCCCTGATCCGCGCCACCATCGATGGCATGGCCGAGCGCGACTTCGGCCGCATTGTCAACATCACCAGCAGCGCGGTGAAGGCGCCGATCGATATCCTCGGCCTCTCCAACGGCGCGCGCAGTGGCCTGACCGGCTTTGTCGCAGGCCTGGCGCGCAGTCCCGAACTGGCGTCGCGCAATGTCACGCTCAACAACCTGCTGCCCGGCAAGTTCGATACCGATCGTCTGGCCAGCACCTTTGCCGGCATCGCCGGCGAGAGCGGCAACAGCGAGGATGCGGTGCGCGCGGCGCAGCAGGCCAGCATTCCGGCGCAGCGCTTCGGCTCGCCGGCGGAGTTCGGCGCCGTCTGCGCCTTCCTGTGCAGCCAGCAGGCGGGGTATCTGACCGGGCAGAACATCCTGCTCGACGGCGGCGCTTATCCCGGCACTTTCTGA
- a CDS encoding ATP-dependent helicase codes for MSAGLNVSQQEAVNYLHGPCLVLAGAGSGKTRVITHKIARLIQAGCEPRRIAAITFTNKAAAEMRERAKGLIGKAAKDVIICTFHALGVRMLREDGAALGLKAQFSILDSDDVLALLKDCGGTTDAAVARQWQWTISLWKNQGLNADTALAQCTVGNDEHRSAAMVMKLYQERLTAYQSVDFDDLIGLPLKLLQNHSDVREKWQKALGHVLVDEYQDTNATQYELLKLLVGWPDKADARFTAVGDDDQSIYGWRGATLDNLRKLPVDFPSLKVIKLEQNYRSTGTILEAANNVIGPNPKLFPKKLWSALGDGEPVRVVDADNEEHEAERVVARIQSLRANSAHKEFKDFAVLYRANHQSRLLETALRRAQIPYKVSGGTSFFDRAEIKDLCAWFRLLANQDDDPAFLRAITSPKRGIGHTTLQQLGEFAGKYKISMFEALFSASLAAALPKRAVDGLHEFGRYLNELEFRAKSTTGAEAAREFLANWLKEIHFEKYLYDSEDSEKIAAARWNNVLEFCDWMAQRCGGVIEDVAGVTTQSEIRSMLEIAQNVALLSTISEREQDQNVVTLSTLHASKGLEWPHVMLVGVTEGMLPFRVEDAEGDSEGLLQRIQEERRLMYVGITRAQRSLAVSWPKKRKKGRDIVATSPSRFIKEMALDKATVKEDPREKLKALRAEFAKKAAASGASKSQN; via the coding sequence ATGTCCGCCGGCCTGAACGTCTCCCAGCAAGAAGCAGTCAACTACCTGCACGGCCCCTGCCTGGTGCTGGCCGGTGCCGGCTCGGGCAAGACACGCGTGATCACGCACAAGATCGCGCGCCTGATCCAGGCCGGCTGCGAGCCCAGGCGCATCGCCGCCATCACCTTCACCAACAAGGCCGCCGCCGAAATGCGCGAACGCGCCAAGGGGCTGATCGGCAAGGCGGCCAAGGACGTGATCATCTGCACCTTCCACGCGCTCGGCGTGCGCATGCTGCGCGAGGATGGCGCGGCGCTTGGCCTGAAGGCACAGTTCAGCATCCTGGACAGCGATGACGTGCTGGCCCTGCTCAAGGACTGCGGCGGCACCACCGACGCCGCCGTAGCGCGCCAGTGGCAGTGGACCATCAGCCTGTGGAAGAACCAGGGCCTGAACGCCGACACCGCGCTGGCCCAGTGCACCGTGGGCAATGACGAGCACCGCAGCGCCGCCATGGTGATGAAGCTCTACCAGGAGCGCCTCACGGCCTACCAGAGCGTGGATTTCGACGACCTGATCGGCCTGCCGCTCAAGCTGCTGCAGAACCACTCCGACGTGCGCGAAAAATGGCAGAAGGCGCTCGGCCACGTGCTGGTGGACGAATACCAGGACACCAACGCCACCCAGTACGAACTGCTCAAGCTGCTGGTCGGCTGGCCCGACAAAGCCGATGCGCGCTTCACCGCCGTGGGCGATGATGACCAGAGCATCTACGGCTGGCGCGGCGCCACGCTGGACAATCTGCGCAAGCTGCCGGTAGATTTTCCCAGCCTCAAGGTGATCAAGCTGGAGCAGAACTACCGCTCCACCGGCACCATTCTGGAAGCCGCCAACAACGTGATCGGCCCCAACCCCAAGCTGTTCCCCAAGAAGCTGTGGAGCGCGCTGGGCGATGGCGAGCCGGTGCGCGTGGTCGATGCCGACAACGAGGAGCACGAGGCCGAGCGCGTAGTGGCGCGCATCCAGAGCCTGCGCGCCAACTCGGCGCACAAGGAGTTCAAGGATTTTGCCGTGCTCTACCGTGCCAACCACCAGAGTCGCCTGCTGGAAACCGCGCTGCGCCGCGCGCAGATTCCGTACAAGGTCTCGGGCGGCACCAGCTTTTTCGATCGCGCCGAGATCAAGGACCTGTGCGCCTGGTTCCGCCTGCTGGCCAACCAGGACGATGACCCAGCCTTCCTGCGCGCCATCACCTCGCCCAAGCGCGGCATCGGCCACACCACGCTGCAGCAACTGGGCGAGTTTGCCGGCAAGTACAAGATCAGCATGTTCGAGGCCCTGTTCAGCGCCTCGCTGGCGGCCGCCCTGCCCAAGCGTGCGGTGGACGGCCTGCACGAGTTCGGCCGCTACCTGAACGAGCTGGAATTCCGTGCCAAGTCCACCACCGGCGCCGAGGCGGCCAGGGAATTCCTGGCCAACTGGCTCAAGGAAATCCACTTCGAGAAATACCTGTACGACAGCGAGGACAGCGAGAAGATCGCCGCAGCGCGCTGGAACAACGTGCTGGAATTCTGCGACTGGATGGCGCAGCGCTGCGGCGGCGTGATCGAGGATGTGGCCGGTGTCACCACGCAAAGCGAAATCCGCAGCATGCTGGAAATCGCGCAGAACGTGGCGCTGCTCTCCACCATCAGCGAGCGCGAGCAGGATCAGAACGTGGTCACGCTGTCCACGCTGCATGCCTCCAAGGGACTGGAATGGCCGCATGTGATGCTGGTGGGGGTGACGGAGGGCATGCTGCCGTTCCGGGTGGAGGATGCCGAAGGTGACAGCGAGGGCCTGCTGCAGCGTATCCAGGAAGAACGCCGGCTGATGTATGTGGGCATCACGCGCGCGCAGCGCTCGCTTGCCGTGAGCTGGCCAAAAAAGCGCAAGAAGGGCCGCGACATCGTCGCTACCTCGCCGAGCCGCTTCATCAAGGAAATGGCGCTGGACAAGGCGACCGTGAAGGAAGATCCGCGCGAGAAGCTGAAGGCGTTGCGGGCGGAGTTTGCGAAGAAGGCCGCGGCGAGCGGGGCCAGCAAGTCGCAGAACTGA
- a CDS encoding DMT family transporter: MPHMSSPTPSASSGLTPRAALMLVLPPLLWAGNAVVGRAVTDLIPPVTFNLVRWALAALILLPMAWQTLRPSSPLWTHWKRYSILGLLGIGCYNMFQYMALKTSTPVNVTLVASSMPLWMMLIGRLFYDAPITRYKLGGAVLSLAGVLFVLSRGTWNNLLQLQLVIGDLYMVAATIAWSLYSWMLLHTREPATVRARWQAFVLAQVVFGLAWSGVFTGVEWALQPHLHIDWSPKLLGALAYVAIGPAVLAYAFWSRGVQMVGPTVAGFFVNLTPLFAAILSALFLGDMPAWYHAVAFTLIVAGILVSSRQR; encoded by the coding sequence ATGCCCCATATGTCTTCCCCTACCCCATCGGCCAGCAGTGGCCTGACTCCACGCGCCGCGCTGATGCTGGTACTGCCCCCCTTGCTGTGGGCAGGCAATGCGGTGGTCGGCCGCGCAGTCACCGACCTGATTCCGCCAGTCACCTTCAACCTGGTGCGCTGGGCACTGGCGGCACTGATCCTGCTTCCCATGGCCTGGCAGACACTGCGCCCGAGCAGCCCGCTGTGGACACACTGGAAGCGCTATTCCATCCTCGGCCTGCTGGGCATCGGCTGCTACAACATGTTCCAGTACATGGCGCTGAAAACCTCCACGCCGGTGAACGTGACGCTGGTGGCCAGCAGCATGCCGCTGTGGATGATGCTGATCGGCCGCCTGTTCTACGATGCCCCGATCACGCGCTACAAGCTGGGCGGCGCCGTGCTGTCGCTGGCGGGGGTGCTGTTCGTGCTGTCACGGGGCACCTGGAACAACCTGCTGCAACTGCAGCTGGTGATTGGCGATCTGTACATGGTGGCGGCGACGATCGCCTGGTCGCTCTACAGCTGGATGCTGCTGCATACGCGCGAACCGGCAACCGTGCGTGCCAGGTGGCAGGCCTTCGTGCTGGCGCAGGTGGTGTTCGGGCTGGCCTGGTCGGGCGTATTTACCGGAGTGGAGTGGGCGCTGCAGCCGCATCTGCATATCGATTGGAGCCCGAAGCTGCTCGGTGCGCTGGCCTATGTGGCGATCGGCCCGGCCGTGCTGGCCTATGCGTTCTGGAGCCGCGGCGTGCAGATGGTGGGGCCGACGGTGGCGGGGTTCTTCGTCAACCTCACGCCGCTGTTCGCAGCCATCCTCTCGGCCCTGTTCCTGGGCGACATGCCGGCCTGGTACCACGCGGTGGCATTCACGTTGATTGTGGCGGGGATTCTGGTTTCCTCGCGGCAGCGATAA